The stretch of DNA TCACGCACCGGATAGGCCTTAACCGTGCCCCTGAAGTTATCTTTATCCAATTCCAGCCATTGAGGAACGCCCCGCCTTACTACGGCCTCAATGGCCTCATTTATGACCAAAACAGACCGGCTTTTTTCTTTAATCTCTATAACATCCCCTACCTTCACCAGATAAGAAGGAATGTTAACTTTTTTACCGTTAACCAGAAAATGATCGTGTCTTACCAGGTGTCGGGCCTGTCTGCGCGCGCTGGCAAACCCTAACCGATAAACTGCATTATCTAAACGGCGCTCCAATAAAACCAGCAGATTCGTACCGGTCACGCCTTTCTGCCAGTCGGCCTTCTCAAAACATGTACGGAACTGTCTTTCCAACAGGCCATACATCCTTTTGACTTTCTGCTTCTCACGTAATTGCAGACCATAATTGGAAACCTTTACCCTGGCCTGCCCATGTTGCCCGGGGACATAACTACGTCGTTCGAAGGCACATTTATCCGAATAGCACCGGTCACCTTTCAAAAAAAGTTTTGAACCTTCCCGCCGACACAAACGACAGGCAGGACCTGTGTATTTACCCAAGTTAAGACCTCCTCTATATTCCTTATATTTTTTTCAAACCGGGCATGCGCAGTTTTACACCCTTCTTCTCTTGGGAGGACGGCATCCATTATGAGGAATGGGGGTAACGTCACGAATAAAGCTGATGTTAAAACCTGCCACCTGCAGTGCCCGCAAAGCCGCCTCACGGCCGGCCCCCGGCCCTTTGACATAGACCTCGATGTGCCGCATCCCGTATTCCATAGCCTTTTTAGCCGCATCACTGGCCGCCGTCTGTGCAGCGAAAGGAGTCCCCTTGCGAGAGCCCTTAAACCCCTGGCACCCGGCGCTGGACCACGACACCACATTGCCGATTTTGTCCGTAATGGTGATGATAGTATTATTAAAAGTTGATTGGATATGAGCGATACCTTCAGGGATATCCTTTTTTTCCTTCTTCTTTCGTCCCGACCTCTTTACTTGAGCCATTCTCCCTCCTTATAAAATCTATCCCTTCTTGCGGCTGAGCATAGATCGCCTCGGCCCTTTTCGGGTACGGGCATTCGTACGCGTCCGTTGCCCTCTAAGCGGCAAAGACTTTCTATGCCGCAATCCACGGTAACAACCCAGATCCATCAATCTCTTTATGTCCATAGAGATATCACGGCGTAGGTCGCCTTCTACTTTATAATCCGCATCGATAATCTTTCTGATCTTGTTAATATCGTCGTCAGTTAAATTATCGCTCTTCTTGTTCCAGTCAATACCTGCTTTAGTCAGGATATCCTGGGCCGTCTTACGGCCGATGCCGTACATATAGGTTAAGGCGATCTCCAGTCGCTTCCCGCCCGGTAAATCAACTCCTGAAATCCTAGCCAATCGATGCCTCCTTTAAACAGGCTATCCCTGTTTTTGTTTATGCTTTGGATTCTCACAAATCACCCGAACTACACCCCGCCTTCGAATGATTACGCACTTACTACAGATTTTCTTAACAGATGGGTTAACCTTCATAATTATCTTACCTTCCCCTATAAATAATACGGCCCCGGGTCAAATCATACGGCGACAGCTCTACCCGCACCTTGTCTCCCGGCAATATCTTGATAAAATGCATCCTCATTTTTCCTGATATATGCGCCAGTATCCTGTGACCGTTTTCCAGCTCAACCCGGAACATAGCATTGGGCAGTGTTTCCACAACCTTCCCTTCTACTTCAATGGCCTCTTCTTTAGGCATAATAAAATATCCCCTAATTTAATCTATCAAGCCGGCTCAAAATACGGGGGCCATCTTCAGTAATAGCCACACAATGCTCAAAATGAGCAGACAAACTCCCATCTTTGGTCACTGCCGTCCACCCATCGCTCAAAATAGTCACTTCATAACTGCCCGCATTAATCATTGGTTCAATCGCCAGGACCATTCCCGTTTGAAGCCTTATCCCCTGCCCGGGCTGGCCATAATTAGGCACTTCCGGCGGCTCATGGAGAGCGGTTCCGATGCCATGCCCAACAAATTGCCTGACCACCGAGAACCCTCTGCTTTCCGCATGTTTCTGGATAGCATGGGAAATATCATACAGCCGGTTTGTGACCTTGGCTTCCTGTATCCCCAGGTAAAGGGCCTCTTCCGTAGTCCTGATCAGCGACTCGGCCTCGGCTGAGACCTTACCCACTGGAACAGTTATAGCCGCGTCGCCGTAATAACCATCGTAAACCGCGCCAAAGTCTAAGCTTACGATATCTCCTTCTTTAAGTATGCGTGTCGCAGCGGGTAGCCCGTGAACTACTTCATTATTTACCGAGACGCAGAGGCTAAAGGGATAACCTCTATATCCCAGGAAGGCAGGCTCTGCCTTCCTGGCACACACCATCTGCCTGGCCGACTCATCCAATTCTATGGTGGCGATTCCAGGTCTTATCTTCTCCCGCAAGGCCTCCAGGACTTCGGCAACGATAACGCTGCTTATCCTCATTTTTTCATTTTCCCATGGAGACTTTAAGATTATCTTTTGTCGGGATTTCCTTGAGATCAATTCAACTGCCCAATATGCTCACTATCTTATTAAAGATATCGTCGATACTGCCTATCCCTGGGATAGATTTTAATATGCCCTTTTTCTGGTAATAATTAATAAGGGGCTTTGTCTGGGCGTCATAGACCTCCAGCCTGGACATTACCGTGCTCTCGGTATCATCGTCCCGCTGATAGAGTTCGCCCCCGCACTTATCACACACGTCTTTGTTAAGCGAAGGTTTAAAAATAGCATGATACATAGCTCCGCACTTGCGACAGGTGCGTCGCCCGGTCAGTCTCTTTACAAGTTCCTTGTTATCTACCTCTATACTAACAACATTGTCAATCTTGGACCCCATCCCGGCCAGAGCCTTGTCCAGGGCCTCAGCCTGCGCCACTGTGCGGGGAAAACCATCCAGGATATATCCTTTTTTACAATCATCCCGCTTTAATCTTTCCTCTACCAATCCAATAACAATTTTATCAGGCACCAGTTGGCCTTTGTCCATATACTCTTTGGCCTTCATACCCAGTGGTGTCTTGTCTTTCAATGCCGCGCGAAACATATCGCCGGTAGATATCTGCGGAACAGCATATTTCTCAATCAGCATTTTGGCCTGCGTTCCTTTGCCGGCCCCCGGTGGTCCCAAAAATATAATATTCATGGCCTCTCTCTTTTATCAGCAACGTTATATAATTTATTGTAACAAGTTAGCGCTCTTAAAAATGCGCTAAATCTCATTGCAAAATAGAAAATGCAACATGGAAAATGTAAAATTTCGGACAAAAACCGTCAACATTTTGAATTTTGCACTTTGAATCTTGCATTTTAATTTCCTACCTGCGCCCTTTAACTCGTCCTGATTTCAAAAATCCTTCGTAATGTCTGGCTACCATATGCGTCTCCATCTGGGCTATGGTGTCCATAGCCACGCCTACCACAATCAGTAAGGCCGTCCCCCCGAAATAAAACGGCACATTAAACTGGGCTATAAGTATAGAGGGAAGGACACAGACAGTCGACACATAAAAGGCCCCGATAAGAGTTACTCTGGAAAGCACGCGGTCGATAAATTCAGACGTCTTCTTGCCTGGCCGGATACCAGGTATATATCCTCCGTGCTTTTTCATATTCTCGGCCACATCAACCGGGTTAAAGACAACAGCCGTGTAAAAATAGCAAAAGAAAATAATAAAGCCGACATAAAGGATCTCATGGGAAATACTCCCTGGCGACAGAAGTTGAGACACTTTTTGTACCCAGGGGATATTGATAAAATTAGCTATAGTAGCCGGAAACATAATTATGGATGAGGCAAAAATAGGTGGAATAACACCCGCCGTATTTATTTTTAACGGCAAATGCGTGCTCTGACCGCCGTACATTTTCCGTCCCACCACCCGCTTTGCATATTGCACCGGGATCCTGCGCTGGCCACGCTCCATAAATATGATAACTCCCACTACTGCTACCATCAAAGCAATTAAGAATAGTACAGATACAGCGCCGAGAGCGCCGGTCCCCATAAGGCGGAAGGTATTGATAATTGCCGAAGGCAGCCTGGCTACAATACCCGCAAATATGATCAGAGATATGCCATTACCGATACCCCTCTCTGTAATCTTCTCCCCCAACCACATAATGAAGGCCGTACCGGAGGTCAACGTAATAACCGCCATTAACCGAAATCCCCATCCCGGAGAAATCACCACGGCCTCACCGGCCGGCCCGGTCATACTTTCCAGACCTATGCTGATCCCAAGTCCTTGTATAATGCTTAAGACTACCGTCCCGTAGCGCGTATATTGGGTTATCTTTTTCCGGCCGGCCTCTCCCTCTTTGGAAAGCCTTTCCAGATGCGGGATAACCACTGTTAACAATTGTAAGATAATCGAAGCGCTGATATAGGGCATAATACCCAGGGCAAAGATTGAAAACTTTTCCAGCGCTCCACCGGAGAACATGTCAAAGAGGCCAAAGAGCGTCCCCTGCTTTGCCGCAAAAAAGGCAGCCAGCGCCTCGGTATTAATACCCGGAGTAGGTATCTGTGCCCCAATCCGGAAAACGGCCAGCATCATCAGCGTAAAAAATATACGCTTCCTGAG from Desulfovibrionales bacterium encodes:
- the rpsD gene encoding 30S ribosomal protein S4 — translated: MGKYTGPACRLCRREGSKLFLKGDRCYSDKCAFERRSYVPGQHGQARVKVSNYGLQLREKQKVKRMYGLLERQFRTCFEKADWQKGVTGTNLLVLLERRLDNAVYRLGFASARRQARHLVRHDHFLVNGKKVNIPSYLVKVGDVIEIKEKSRSVLVINEAIEAVVRRGVPQWLELDKDNFRGTVKAYPVREDLTMPMQEQLIVELYSK
- the rpsK gene encoding 30S ribosomal protein S11; its protein translation is MAQVKRSGRKKKEKKDIPEGIAHIQSTFNNTIITITDKIGNVVSWSSAGCQGFKGSRKGTPFAAQTAASDAAKKAMEYGMRHIEVYVKGPGAGREAALRALQVAGFNISFIRDVTPIPHNGCRPPKRRRV
- the rpsM gene encoding 30S ribosomal protein S13 encodes the protein MARISGVDLPGGKRLEIALTYMYGIGRKTAQDILTKAGIDWNKKSDNLTDDDINKIRKIIDADYKVEGDLRRDISMDIKRLMDLGCYRGLRHRKSLPLRGQRTRTNARTRKGPRRSMLSRKKG
- the rpmJ gene encoding 50S ribosomal protein L36, with translation MKVNPSVKKICSKCVIIRRRGVVRVICENPKHKQKQG
- the infA gene encoding translation initiation factor IF-1, encoding MPKEEAIEVEGKVVETLPNAMFRVELENGHRILAHISGKMRMHFIKILPGDKVRVELSPYDLTRGRIIYRGR
- the map gene encoding type I methionyl aminopeptidase, which gives rise to MILKSPWENEKMRISSVIVAEVLEALREKIRPGIATIELDESARQMVCARKAEPAFLGYRGYPFSLCVSVNNEVVHGLPAATRILKEGDIVSLDFGAVYDGYYGDAAITVPVGKVSAEAESLIRTTEEALYLGIQEAKVTNRLYDISHAIQKHAESRGFSVVRQFVGHGIGTALHEPPEVPNYGQPGQGIRLQTGMVLAIEPMINAGSYEVTILSDGWTAVTKDGSLSAHFEHCVAITEDGPRILSRLDRLN
- a CDS encoding adenylate kinase, whose translation is MNIIFLGPPGAGKGTQAKMLIEKYAVPQISTGDMFRAALKDKTPLGMKAKEYMDKGQLVPDKIVIGLVEERLKRDDCKKGYILDGFPRTVAQAEALDKALAGMGSKIDNVVSIEVDNKELVKRLTGRRTCRKCGAMYHAIFKPSLNKDVCDKCGGELYQRDDDTESTVMSRLEVYDAQTKPLINYYQKKGILKSIPGIGSIDDIFNKIVSILGS
- the secY gene encoding preprotein translocase subunit SecY encodes the protein MGGFQNIAGIAELRKRIFFTLMMLAVFRIGAQIPTPGINTEALAAFFAAKQGTLFGLFDMFSGGALEKFSIFALGIMPYISASIILQLLTVVIPHLERLSKEGEAGRKKITQYTRYGTVVLSIIQGLGISIGLESMTGPAGEAVVISPGWGFRLMAVITLTSGTAFIMWLGEKITERGIGNGISLIIFAGIVARLPSAIINTFRLMGTGALGAVSVLFLIALMVAVVGVIIFMERGQRRIPVQYAKRVVGRKMYGGQSTHLPLKINTAGVIPPIFASSIIMFPATIANFINIPWVQKVSQLLSPGSISHEILYVGFIIFFCYFYTAVVFNPVDVAENMKKHGGYIPGIRPGKKTSEFIDRVLSRVTLIGAFYVSTVCVLPSILIAQFNVPFYFGGTALLIVVGVAMDTIAQMETHMVARHYEGFLKSGRVKGRR